The genomic region CTGCTGGCGCTGCTACACCCCGACGGGGACTACACCGACGCCCAACGCGACCGCCGCCGCGGTGTCTCGATCGGCAACCAGGGCGCTGACGGGCTGAGCCGCATCAGCGGACACCTCACCCCCGAGCTGCGCGCCACCCTCGAACCGATCGTCGCCAAATGGGGCAAGCCCGGGATGTGCAACCCCAACGACCTCACACCCACCATCGACGGCGAACCCACCGACGCCGCCATCGACAGCGATGACCGCACCCAGTACCAGCGCAACCACGACGCCCTACTCGCGATGGGCCGCAACCTGCTGTGCTCGGGACAGCTCGGTCAACACCACGGGCTGCCGACCACCATCATCGTCACCACCACCCTGCAGGAACTGGAATCCGGGACCGGGCACGCCATCACCGCAGGCGGCACCCGCCTACCCATGCGCGACGTCATCGCGCAGGCCTCCCACGCCTTCCACTACCTGGCGGTGTTCGACCAACACACCGAAGCGGCCCTCTACCTCGGGCGCACCCGACGCTGCGCCACCGGCGCCCAGCGCATCGTGCTCTACGCCCGCGATCGGGGCTGCACCCGACCCGGCTGCACAGCCTCGGGCTACACATGCCAAGCCCACCACGCCGTCGCGGACTGGAAGAACGGCGGCCAGACCAACATCGACGACCTCACCCTGGCCTGTGGACCCGACAACCGCCTCATCGAGCTAACCGAGTGGCGCACCCGCAAACGCAAAGACGGCCGCACTGAATGGATCCCACCCCCACACCTGGACACCGGCCAAGCCAGAGTCAACGACCTGCACCACCCCGAACGCATGCTGCACCCACCCGATGAAGGTTCGGATGACGGCGAGGGTCCCTAGTGTCGACATCTCACCGCGACCGGCAGTCTCCTTGTGGCCCTGCGATTTTCGTTGAGCACACCCGGCGTGCACTCGGCGCTGGCCGTCGCCGGTTACGCTGCGTTTTGTGACACACCACGGCGGCGTCCCCCCCGGGCTGGTATGACGACGCCACCGGTTCCGGCGGTCTGCGCTGGTGGGACGGGCAGCGCTGGACCGATCACCGCAACCCGGCTCCCCACCAGCACCCGCAGTACCCGGCCTATGGCATGCCCGCGCGGCGCACGTCCCGGGCTCTGCCGATCACGCTGGCGCTGGTGGCAGTCGTGGTGATCGGCGGGTTCATCCTCTACGCTTTGCTATCCGGCGGCGAGCACAAAACCCAGTGGTACCAGGAGGGTTACGCCGCGGGCGCCGAGGCCGCCACTCTGGTCAGACTCGGCTCCTCCCCAGAGGGAGCGTGCAGCCTGGCGCTGATCGACAAGATCAAGTACGACGATTCGAGGCGAAGCACTCGCGTGAAGGATTTGAGAAGAGGCTGCTTGCAGGCCGTCCGCGATTTGGCCGCGGACTGATCAGGTCACGCTGCGTCGTCGAGCAGGTGGAGGATCGAGCCGCGCAACTGCGATACCGGCACGTGCTCACCGATGAGCACGATTGCCCTCTCATCCGCGCCGCGCAATATGCCCAGTAGCAGATGCTCGCTGCGGATCTCCTTGTCTCCGTGGTGGATCGCTTCCCGCAACGCTAATTCGAGCGACTTCTTGGCGGACCGGGTGAACGGGATGTGTCCGCGGCGGCCCTTGCGCCGACCGGAGCGATGCAACGCATTGTCGAATGCGTCGGCGCCGAATCTGCGGGCCACGCTGTCTCGAACGGCGCCCAGGTCGATACCAATCGATCGGAGGGCTTCCGCGTCCTCCTCGAACGACTGCTCGTCGCCACCCAGCCCTGCCATCAACCGCTCGCGGACGGCATCGGCTGTGAGGCCGAAGCCGCCGAGCAATGTCGACAGGGCGTGATCCGAGCTCTGCAGGACTCCTACGAGAAGGTGCTCGGGCTTGATCTCTCGCGCCTCGAGTTCACGCGCATCCTCCTGCGCCAGGACGACGGCAACCCGAGCGCTGCGGGTGAATCGCTCGAACATGATC from Mycolicibacterium sp. YH-1 harbors:
- a CDS encoding HNH endonuclease signature motif containing protein, which gives rise to MSVAELHDYQGPVAAALDALDAALDDLDQATIDTMSHPRLLDVMDRLERVNRRLPVTGNRVLNRLAAEANPLELGDTTLRKLVAFRLRISTNEAGKRIDCAADLGPRRTLTGQPLPPVLERTAAAQARGQINTEHIAIIRKFFADLPEHIDTQTRTDAETDLVRVAAKQSPEGLRSATALLLALLHPDGDYTDAQRDRRRGVSIGNQGADGLSRISGHLTPELRATLEPIVAKWGKPGMCNPNDLTPTIDGEPTDAAIDSDDRTQYQRNHDALLAMGRNLLCSGQLGQHHGLPTTIIVTTTLQELESGTGHAITAGGTRLPMRDVIAQASHAFHYLAVFDQHTEAALYLGRTRRCATGAQRIVLYARDRGCTRPGCTASGYTCQAHHAVADWKNGGQTNIDDLTLACGPDNRLIELTEWRTRKRKDGRTEWIPPPHLDTGQARVNDLHHPERMLHPPDEGSDDGEGP
- a CDS encoding Clp protease N-terminal domain-containing protein; this translates as MFERFTRSARVAVVLAQEDARELEAREIKPEHLLVGVLQSSDHALSTLLGGFGLTADAVRERLMAGLGGDEQSFEEDAEALRSIGIDLGAVRDSVARRFGADAFDNALHRSGRRKGRRGHIPFTRSAKKSLELALREAIHHGDKEIRSEHLLLGILRGADERAIVLIGEHVPVSQLRGSILHLLDDAA